In the Pontibacillus sp. HMF3514 genome, ATCTTGAGGCGAAGATGGCAGACAATGCTGAATCGATTGAGAAAGCCATTGATTTAATTCGTACTCTAGATGAGGCTGGAACATTGGATACACTTAATGCGTTCGTAAAGCATAAAGAGGATGCGTTAGGTCACTTTGTCACTGAAGCAAACAAGCCGCGTTACTCAAAGACTTTTGAGAATTTGTTTGAGTTTGTATTTCTTATGGGAGATTTAGATGTTCAGAAGGTACGTGAGCTATCCCAACGTCTAAATCAAGGGTTAGAAGGCATGGAAGAAGGCAGTGAACTAGATGAAAAAACTTCTATGATGGATCTGATGAAGGCTTTAAAAGACCCGGAAATTAATCAGGGTATTACGATGATGCTGCACTTTATAAGAGGATTAGGGAAAAGAAATTAAAGGATTGTAGTTGGAAGCGAGTGAATTTGTAAAAAAATCACTCGCTTTTTCTTATGTCTTTTCCATTCTCTGTTAAAATAGGGGTGTAATGTAAAATAGAGGTGGTTTTGTGAGTCAGCTTTCTGAAGACCTTGCTTCCGTTCCAATAAAGAAAATCTTAATTTTTTTTACTGGTTTTGCCGTGCTTATATTATTGTTGACGGAAGAAATGCCGGTAGATTGGGCTGTGCCACCCTTTACAAGTTTGTTATGGGGATATGGGTTATACACCCTTTTCAAAAACGGATCCATTAAAAAAGGATTGCTATCACTGGGATTAGGTTCTATTCTAATTTTTTCATTTTGGATTTTATCGTCTACTGTGGAGTTGGGATTATTATTAGGGATAATCCTAATAAGTAGCATTATGTGGAATTACGAATGGTATAAGAAACGATTTGGAATCCAAATGCATGTATTTGATCAGATACTATTGAATGTTCGTACATTTTGGATTTATCTTGCTATCCTTCAAATTAGTAATCATATGTGGGGGATGGTAAATTTTTTAGCTATTATATTTATTTTATCTAGTATTACTCAAGTTTTTGTTGATATTCGATTGAATAAAAAGTTCAATTGGTTGAACAGTATTGTAGGTATAATTGTCGTCCTACTGGTTGTCATTAATTTTTTATCAAAAGGAGTCTAATCATGTTTTCTAATATCATGGCAGTTATCTTTTTAGGGTTGGTCGTTTACTTAATTGCTTCTGAGAAGAGTGAAGTTAACTCTAAAATAATTAAAGAGAGTAGAAAAGAAGCAAGAGCTAAAAAAGATATGCGTATGTAAAAAATTGTGAAAGGGGATTGCTTTGTTAGCCATTTTAGCGAACATCGGATTTACCTTACTTGTGGTTTATATCATTTACTTGGTCATCAAAAAGAATAAGCGAGACAAATTGATGCTTCATAAAGACAAAACCTCTGAAGAAATTGAAGCGGAACAAAATGTAACAAGAGAGAAGGCAAAAAGCTGGCGTGTTCCTCCTAATGGTGGTGGCGGTGGAGGAATGTAATTCTCTAAATAAAATGACTGCAACTTCCACATGCTATACCTTGAGGAGGGATACATGTGACCAAGAAGAAAAAGCGACAAAATCATAATGGCAGTCAAAAGGGGAAACCGACCAGTGATGCGAAAGATGCTGGTAATAACGTGATGTCAGCAGAAGAACTTGAAAAAGCCATTCACCCAACCCACACATCCATGAACGATGGATAAATGGATGTAGTAAAATGTACCGTACTCAACGTGTGAGCACGGTACATTTGTTTTAACTTTGGTTGTCACAGTAAATAATCATAGCTTTACGCAAGTATTGGGAGAATCCCTCTCCATGTTTATCAATGTATTTGGTGAATCGTGGGTCGTCGACATATAGGGCAGCTAAGCCACGATATATCTCCAAGCTACAATCGTAAAAGTAATCAGTGATAAATTGTTTCCAATTGCCAACAAGATCATCGTAGACTATTACGTAACGTGAGAGTCAACTTCCATTTTGCTTTTTTAATGCTTTTTTCAAAAGTCGTATTTGTCCTCTGTGATTTAGTTCATCCTCCATAACGTGGTACCACATGAAATGATAATTATAAGATACACCGTGAGGCCACTTGTACTCTTCCCAAAGCCATTGATCAGGCTTTTGTTGAAGCTCATGTTGTGTTTTTTCACGAATGAATGTTAAAAGTTCTATGTAATAGTCAACCGTGTTTCCTTGTATTTCTTTTCCTTTTTCCCCGAGTACAAGCGTTGGCTCCCACACTTCCCACTCTTCTTTAGTAAAATCTCTTCCTTCAAATGTTATAAGTTGATGAGCTTTTTCTATTCCAGCTATGTGCTGTAATAAGGAACCGATTGAGTTCTGAAATGAGGAGGGGCGTTGGTCGAGTTCTTGTGGTGTTAAATCTCTAATCTCCGATAAGGTTACATCCCGAGTGTGGTCTAGCATAGATACAAGGACTCCGATCTGAGGTGCATAATCCTTAATTGGTTGAATTCGATAATCAATAGACATATATTCTCTCCTTTCAAGTATAGTTCAGTGTACAGGAGGGATTTTATAAATTATAGTCTCTTATTTTAATGAAAATAATGGTAGAATAAAGGTGTACATATAATGCATAACATTTGCTGAATGCCATAATTCTAGATATGATTTTGATAAGAAAAGAGCTAAAGGTTATCCTTTGGCTCTTTTTTTACCGCATTATTTATATTGAATGCAATCAAATTGGGAATACAATCTAAAGAAATGAAATGAAAGGAGTATTATTAAAATGGCTGAACAAAATGAACAAATTGTATTAGCAAAACGTCCTGAAGGAATGCCTTCTGAAGAAAACTTTACTTATGAACAAATAGAGGTGAAAGCACCTCAAAAGGGCGAGGTTGTCGTTCGCAGTCTTTATATTTCCGTAGACCCTTATATGCGTGGTCGCATGAATGATCAAAAATCTTATATAGAACCTTTTAAAGTAGATGAGGTCATTTCCGGTGGCGTTGTGGGCGAAGTCGTGGAATCTGAAGATGATGAACTGCAAGTCGGGGACAAAGTCTTCGGCATGATTGGATGGCGTCGTTTTAATACTGTACCAGCAAGTCAGCTTAGAAAAGTTGATGGGGAACGTGCTCCATTGAGTGCTTATCTAGGTGCACTTGGTTTAACAGGATTAACAGCTTATTTTGGATTAATGGAGATTGGTAAGCCAAAAGAAGGGGAAACGGTTGTTGTTTCTGGTGCAGCTGGAGCTGTCGGAATGATCGTGGGGCAAATCGCTAAAAATCAGGGAGCCCATGTGGTTGGTATTGCAGGATCAGATGAAAAAGTAGACTATATCGTGAGTGAACTTGGCTTTGATGCGGGAGTTAACTATAAAACGGTAGAGAACATTCAAGATGCATTGTTTGGTTTATGTCCAAATGGTGTAGATGTGTATTTTGATAATGTAGGTGGAGAGATATCAGATGCAGTGTTAAACCTTCTGAACTCCTTTGCGCGTATCCCACTTTGTGGCGCTATTTCTTCCTATAATAGAACAGATGGAGATTTAGGTCCACGTGTTCAAACGAAGTTGTTGAAGAGTCGTGCTTTAATGCAAGCCTTTATCGTCGGTGATTTTGCAGAGCGTTTCCCTGAAGGGATTAAACAACTTGGAACATGGTTAGCTGAAGGAAAACTAAAATACGAAGAGACGATCACAGAAGGATTTGACCAGATTCCAGAAGCATTTCTTGGTTTATTTGAAGGAAATAACTTAGGAAAACAGCTTGTAAAGGTTGCAGATCCGAAATATTAAGTAAAGACAAGCCAGGCGAATAATTGCCTGGCTTGTTTTATGAGGTCTTCTCTTTATCTAACCATTTTGAATATTGAGCTGTTATCATTATGGCTGTTAACAGCACTAAGAGCAGTAATACTACCCAAATGGCTAGTAAGCCTGGTGTGAATGTTTCCATGTCTTTAGCATGTAAAACAACCCAGGTGCCAAATCCGAAGAATAGCGCGTAAAGTAAAACGGCTGGAACCAACAAGACAATTTTCTTGATGAGACGATTATAGGATGACTTCTTTGTCATATGTCATTCTCCTTTTCCTTACGGTAATGTCTCGCACACAACTCCATCTTGATCTCGGTCAAGGCGATGAGGATCATCACTTGGACCACCTGCAGCTTCAAAGAAAGCTTGAGCTACAATTTGTTTTTGGAAATCACCACAATCCCGATCAGGGCCATCTGGTGCATAAGGGAGGGAGATGTTTGATTGACTTGAATCAGGTTGTTTCTTTTTATCCTTGATAGCCTCATCATGAAAGCCATCTTCCTGTACATAATCAGGGTTGCTCCAGATTCCCCTAGAGCTTTTCTTTGCATCTTGTTCTGCTTTTCTTAATTCTTCGACATACTTATCATTTGGTGGATAGACGTATGCAACACGTGCTAAACCATTTTGAACCACTAGCTTATTGTACATTTCTCCGTTTACATAAACATAGGCAAGAATACGATCGTACTTATCTCGCTTCGTTGTACCAATTTCTAACTTGATTTGTTTTCCTGATAGCTTTTCTTTAGCGAATTGACTCGCCTCAGGTCCATAAGGTTGAACGGGTTTGTCAGGGTGTTTCGTTTCAGGTGTATCGATTAGTAACATGCGTACGGTTTCTTCGCTGCCATCCATTTGGACTGAAATTGTGTCACCATCAACAACTTTTTCAACTTTTGCCTTGATAAGGCTTTGTTGTTCGGTTGTTTTTTTTGATTGTGATTGTTTACTTTCTTGTTTCACTTCTGTACATCCCGCAAGGATTAATATAGAGGAAAATAAGATAAGTGCAATGTTCTTAAAAGCGTGCATATGTAAGCTCCTTAATTCTTTGGTGTTATGTACCACTTTAATAGATTTCGAAGCGGGATGCTAGTCTTATAGGTAATTACCTTAAATGACGAAATTTTAGAGTTTTCATACTTTTTGATTTATTCCGGTTAATGAAATAGTTTACACTTATCTTAATGGATGTAGAAAGGGGAATGTAAAGTGTACGCAATTGTAAATGCGAGTGGGTTTAATGGTAAAGGAGATAAATTTGAACAACAAACGATTTTGATAAAAGAAGGTAAGCTTGAGCGAGTAGATAGCTCAAAAGAATTTCCGGAAGGTTATGAAGTAATAGATGCAACTGGAAAAGTGATAACACCTGGGTTAATAGATGTACATACACATATTGGTGTTTTTGAACAAGGAATCGGAAATGAAGGTCATGATTTTAATGAAACGAGCAGCGCAACAACCGCTCAAATACGTGCACTAGATGGAATAAATCCTTTTGATCAGGGATTTGAAGATGCAAGACAAGGGGGAGTAACCACGGTTCAAATCCTTCCAGGGAGTGCTAATGTAATTGGTGGAGAGATGGCGATCGTGAAAACAGCTGGCACTGTAGTGGATGAGATGGTTGTTC is a window encoding:
- a CDS encoding thermonuclease family protein, yielding MHAFKNIALILFSSILILAGCTEVKQESKQSQSKKTTEQQSLIKAKVEKVVDGDTISVQMDGSEETVRMLLIDTPETKHPDKPVQPYGPEASQFAKEKLSGKQIKLEIGTTKRDKYDRILAYVYVNGEMYNKLVVQNGLARVAYVYPPNDKYVEELRKAEQDAKKSSRGIWSNPDYVQEDGFHDEAIKDKKKQPDSSQSNISLPYAPDGPDRDCGDFQKQIVAQAFFEAAGGPSDDPHRLDRDQDGVVCETLP
- a CDS encoding TipAS antibiotic-recognition domain-containing protein, with protein sequence MVYDDLVGNWKQFITDYFYDCSLEIYRGLAALYVDDPRFTKYIDKHGEGFSQYLRKAMIIYCDNQS
- a CDS encoding DinB family protein codes for the protein MSIDYRIQPIKDYAPQIGVLVSMLDHTRDVTLSEIRDLTPQELDQRPSSFQNSIGSLLQHIAGIEKAHQLITFEGRDFTKEEWEVWEPTLVLGEKGKEIQGNTVDYYIELLTFIREKTQHELQQKPDQWLWEEYKWPHGVSYNYHFMWYHVMEDELNHRGQIRLLKKALKKQNGS
- a CDS encoding NADP-dependent oxidoreductase, producing the protein MAEQNEQIVLAKRPEGMPSEENFTYEQIEVKAPQKGEVVVRSLYISVDPYMRGRMNDQKSYIEPFKVDEVISGGVVGEVVESEDDELQVGDKVFGMIGWRRFNTVPASQLRKVDGERAPLSAYLGALGLTGLTAYFGLMEIGKPKEGETVVVSGAAGAVGMIVGQIAKNQGAHVVGIAGSDEKVDYIVSELGFDAGVNYKTVENIQDALFGLCPNGVDVYFDNVGGEISDAVLNLLNSFARIPLCGAISSYNRTDGDLGPRVQTKLLKSRALMQAFIVGDFAERFPEGIKQLGTWLAEGKLKYEETITEGFDQIPEAFLGLFEGNNLGKQLVKVADPKY
- a CDS encoding DUF1641 domain-containing protein, producing the protein MAKAISRIKRMEMTQEQIRAKKVSNLEAKMADNAESIEKAIDLIRTLDEAGTLDTLNAFVKHKEDALGHFVTEANKPRYSKTFENLFEFVFLMGDLDVQKVRELSQRLNQGLEGMEEGSELDEKTSMMDLMKALKDPEINQGITMMLHFIRGLGKRN